In Oenanthe melanoleuca isolate GR-GAL-2019-014 chromosome 9, OMel1.0, whole genome shotgun sequence, the following are encoded in one genomic region:
- the FAM168B gene encoding myelin-associated neurite-outgrowth inhibitor — protein sequence MNPVYSPGSSGVPYANAKGIGYPAGFPMGYAAAAPAYSPNMYPGANPTFQTGYTPGTPYKVSCSPTSGAVPPYSSSPNPYQTAVYPVRSAYPQQNPYAQQGTYYTQPLYAAPPHVIHHTTVVQPNGMPATMYPAPIPPPRGNGVTMGMVAGTTMAMSAGTLLTTHSPTPVAPHPVTMPTYRAPGTPTYSYVPPQW from the exons ATGAATCCTGTGTATAGCCCTGGATCTTCTGGGGTTCCCTATGCAAATGCCAAAGGAATTGGTTATCCAG CTGGCTTCCCAATGGGCTATGCAGCGGCTGCTCCTGCCTACTCCCCCAACATGTATCCTGGAGCCAATCCTACCTTCCAAACAG gCTACACGCCAGGCACCCCATACAAAGTGTCCTGCTCACCCACCAGTGGGGCAGTGCCGCCGTACTCGTCATCCCCCAATCCCTACCAGACTGCTGTGTACCCAGTCCGAAGTGCCTACCCCCAGCAGAACCCATATGCACAG CAAGGCACTTACTACACACAGCCTTTGTATGCAGCACCACCCCACGTAATCCACCACACCACAGTCGTGCAGCCCAATGGAATGCCAGCAACCATGTACCCTGCTCCGATCCCGCCGCCCCGAGGGAACGGGGTCACCATGGGCATGGTGGCTGGGACCACCATGGCAATGTCAGCAG GTACTTTGTTGACAACTCATTCTCCAACTCCAGTAGCCCCTCATCCAGTTACTATGCCCACGTATCGGGCTCCGGGAACACCAACCTATAGTTATGTGCCCCCACAGTGGTGA
- the LOC130257004 gene encoding uncharacterized protein LOC130257004 has translation MGPGSSVWLVNLAQNLWALLNLEAEETRGTAVQDSHCCSSKMHTWSCTHLWERPSQGNSHSAQETELCNVCRQPEERGFVLRSQCQQDHWFWVFLASSMTDTTKEGAAGRTADALLLVLGCTGMHEPDRVTLASNTDTSTKNDLKQEEVRSITESAADRSQLLLSVFQPPGNQVTGLLQESPKIMCFTSGVSLQKLGLFPRMWKGKKKI, from the exons ATGGGgccaggcagcagtgtgtgGCTGGTGAATTTAGCTCAGAACCTGTGGGCATTACTGAACCTGGAGGCAGAAGAGACCCGAGGGACAGCTGTGCAGGATTCACATTGCTGCTCCTCAAAAatgcacacctggagctgcacacaCCTGTGGGAAAGACCCAGCCAAGGCAACAGTCACAGTGCTCAGGAAACAGAACTTTGTAATGTCTGCAGGCAGCCTGAAGAGAGAGGATTTGTCCTGAGAAGTCAGTGCCAACAGGACCACTGGTTCTGGGTGTTCCTGGCAAGCAGCATGACTGACACCACCAAAGagggggctgctggcaggacagCAGATGCATTACTGCTGGTCCTGGGCTGCACAGGAATGCATGAACCAGATAGAGTCACACTGGCATCAAACACAG ACACCTCAACAAAAAATGACTTAAAGCAGGAGGAAGTTAGGAGCATTACAGAATCTGCTGCAGACAGATCCCAGCTTCTCTTGTCTGTGTTCCAGCCCCCTGGGAACCAGGTAACAGGACTCCTGCAGGAATCACCCAAAATTATGTGCTTCACTTCAGGTGTCTCTCTGCAAAAATTAGGATTATTTCCTAGAatgtggaagggaaaaaagaaaatatga